In Bacteriovorax stolpii, a single genomic region encodes these proteins:
- the odhB gene encoding 2-oxoglutarate dehydrogenase complex dihydrolipoyllysine-residue succinyltransferase, whose protein sequence is MSVELKIPVIGESVTEVTLSSWLKKDGDYVAEGEAVCEIESDKASMELPAPSAGVLKIMAEAGSELKIGAKIGELDTSAAKPAAGAAKAEAPKAEAAPAPAQAAVSSGKEVNVPSPAARKILDEKGVNSTDVKGSGKDGRITKEDAMNAQASAPKAEAKPAAAAAPRAAAAPGSRGVRPEKMTRLRKTIAAKLVEAKNTTAMLTTFNEVDMSALMELRKKYKEQFTKKHGVGLGFMSLFTKAVTVALKDWPAVNAQINGDEIIFHDYADVGIAVSTPKGLVVPVVRNAESLSLAEIEKEILALATKARDGKITIEEMQGGTFSITNGGVFGSMLSTPILNIPQSAILGMHNIIERPVAVNGQVVIRPMMYLALSYDHRIIDGRESVSFLKQVKELLEDPSRLLLDV, encoded by the coding sequence ATGAGCGTTGAATTAAAAATCCCTGTAATCGGTGAATCTGTAACGGAAGTTACACTTTCATCATGGCTTAAAAAAGACGGCGACTATGTTGCTGAAGGTGAAGCAGTTTGTGAAATCGAATCTGATAAAGCTTCGATGGAACTTCCAGCACCAAGTGCTGGTGTTCTTAAGATCATGGCAGAGGCCGGAAGCGAATTAAAAATTGGTGCAAAGATCGGTGAACTAGATACATCGGCAGCAAAACCAGCAGCAGGCGCGGCAAAAGCAGAAGCTCCAAAGGCCGAAGCAGCACCAGCTCCAGCTCAGGCGGCAGTCTCGAGTGGAAAAGAGGTCAACGTGCCAAGCCCGGCAGCGAGAAAAATCCTTGATGAAAAAGGAGTGAACTCAACTGACGTTAAGGGTTCTGGAAAAGACGGACGCATTACTAAGGAAGACGCGATGAACGCTCAAGCTTCAGCTCCAAAAGCAGAAGCAAAACCAGCAGCGGCAGCGGCACCAAGAGCTGCAGCGGCCCCTGGTTCAAGAGGAGTTCGTCCAGAGAAGATGACTCGTCTAAGAAAGACAATTGCAGCAAAACTTGTTGAAGCAAAAAATACAACAGCAATGCTAACAACATTCAACGAAGTTGATATGTCGGCGTTAATGGAACTGAGAAAGAAATACAAAGAGCAATTCACAAAGAAGCACGGAGTAGGTCTTGGTTTCATGTCACTGTTTACAAAAGCAGTCACTGTTGCCCTTAAAGACTGGCCGGCAGTTAATGCTCAAATCAACGGCGATGAAATCATCTTCCATGACTACGCTGACGTTGGTATCGCTGTCTCGACACCAAAAGGACTAGTGGTTCCAGTGGTGAGAAATGCTGAGAGCTTATCTCTAGCTGAAATTGAAAAAGAAATCCTAGCTCTTGCGACAAAAGCTCGCGACGGGAAAATCACGATTGAAGAAATGCAAGGTGGAACATTCTCTATCACTAACGGTGGAGTGTTCGGGTCGATGCTTTCAACTCCAATCCTGAACATCCCGCAATCAGCGATTCTGGGAATGCACAATATTATCGAAAGACCGGTAGCTGTTAACGGACAAGTTGTGATCCGTCCGATGATGTACCTGGCACTTTCTTACGACCACAGAATTATCGATGGCCGTGAGTCAGTAAGCTTCCTGAAGCAAGTAAAAGAGCTTCTTGAAGACCCTTCGAGACTTCTACTTGATGTTTAA
- a CDS encoding 2-oxoglutarate dehydrogenase E1 component, with amino-acid sequence MSKIFDFSHLSSSDISFIDSLYDTYRTNPESVDESWQRFFQGFEFQGAGFGTSGTSGEGISDQKLRAEFNVFRLIQSFRTRGHLLADTNPIRPRRDRKARISLEEYGLSDADRKTVFQCGEFLGIGPATLDQILDHMKEIYCGKIGFQYMHSNNTDVRRFMREKIESTAKKINLPVEKKKRILEKLNEANVFENFLQTKYIGQKRFSLEGGEATIPALDAIINKSAELGAQEFVIGMAHRGRLNVLANIVGKTYEYIFTEFEGGSEEEKSGQAGDVKYHKGFTSIKKATNGKEVFVKLLPNPSHLETVDPIVVGYCRALQDNHYNGDMNKVIPIQIHGDAAVAGQGIVYETVQMSKLKAYNVGGSIHLVINNQIGFTTDIEDARSSQYCVSIAKTIEVPIIQVNGDDPEAVVYAIELAVEFRQKFNEDIFVDIVCYRKYGHNEGDEPRYTQPHLYGLITKHKNPRELYIDYLLSKGEIEAKLATEMMEAYKQLLSDRFNNVRQNEIPKKGKGPHKDWEGLEFAGPDAFDESPATGVKREALDKVMKALLHVPQGMELMKKTQKILDDRKEFYEGDKLDWSLGELLAYGTLADEGHPLRFTGEDVIRGTFSHRQAKIFDDRTNESYCGLENISPSQGKISIYNSLLSEYAVLGFEYGYAWGNPKALTIWEAQFGDFVNGAQIMIDQYISSAEAKWQRMNGLVMLLPHGHEGAGPEHSSARPERFLQLAADDNMVVANCTTPANMFHLLRRQVKWTFRKPTIVMTPKSLLRDPRASSTRDELVNGKFQEVIDDPNTGKKVSRVILCTGKIYYDLYEKKIADKRDDVAIVRVEQLYPLPEKKLAKILEKYKGAEPVWVQEEPKNQGYWTFLLRYDQFRNLRLISRKSLASPATGFSNVHKKEQADIIANAFSK; translated from the coding sequence ATGTCAAAAATTTTCGACTTTTCACATCTCTCGAGTTCAGACATCTCTTTCATCGATTCGCTGTACGACACTTACAGAACTAATCCTGAATCTGTCGATGAATCATGGCAGAGATTTTTTCAAGGTTTCGAATTTCAAGGCGCAGGCTTTGGAACTTCTGGAACATCTGGTGAAGGTATTAGCGATCAAAAACTTCGCGCGGAATTTAATGTCTTTAGATTGATTCAATCTTTTAGAACAAGAGGACACCTTCTTGCAGACACGAACCCGATTCGTCCAAGAAGAGATAGAAAAGCAAGAATCTCACTTGAAGAATACGGATTATCAGACGCCGATAGAAAAACAGTATTTCAGTGTGGAGAATTCCTGGGAATCGGTCCGGCAACACTTGATCAGATCCTTGATCACATGAAAGAAATTTACTGTGGGAAAATTGGTTTCCAGTACATGCACTCTAACAACACTGATGTTAGACGTTTCATGAGAGAGAAAATTGAATCTACAGCAAAAAAAATCAATCTTCCTGTTGAAAAGAAAAAAAGAATTTTAGAAAAACTCAATGAAGCAAACGTTTTTGAAAACTTTCTTCAGACAAAATACATTGGTCAGAAAAGATTTTCACTTGAAGGTGGAGAAGCTACGATTCCAGCTCTTGATGCTATCATCAACAAGTCTGCTGAACTTGGAGCGCAGGAATTTGTTATCGGTATGGCCCACAGAGGCCGTCTGAACGTTCTGGCAAATATCGTAGGAAAAACTTACGAATACATCTTCACTGAATTCGAAGGCGGATCAGAAGAAGAAAAATCTGGACAGGCCGGAGACGTAAAATACCACAAAGGTTTCACTTCAATTAAGAAAGCGACAAACGGAAAAGAAGTTTTTGTAAAACTTTTACCAAACCCCTCGCATCTTGAAACTGTAGATCCAATTGTTGTTGGATATTGCCGCGCTCTTCAAGACAATCACTACAACGGTGACATGAACAAAGTTATTCCAATCCAGATCCACGGAGACGCCGCGGTGGCAGGACAGGGGATTGTTTATGAAACAGTTCAGATGAGTAAACTTAAAGCTTACAACGTCGGTGGATCAATCCATTTAGTCATCAACAACCAAATCGGATTTACGACAGATATTGAAGACGCTCGTTCTTCTCAATACTGTGTTTCAATCGCCAAGACGATTGAAGTGCCAATCATTCAGGTTAACGGAGATGATCCGGAAGCAGTAGTGTATGCAATTGAGCTAGCAGTAGAATTCAGACAAAAATTCAACGAAGATATTTTCGTTGATATCGTTTGTTACAGAAAATACGGACACAACGAGGGGGATGAGCCAAGATACACTCAACCGCACTTGTATGGTCTGATCACAAAACACAAAAACCCAAGAGAGCTTTATATCGATTATCTTCTTTCAAAAGGAGAGATTGAAGCGAAGCTCGCAACGGAAATGATGGAAGCTTATAAGCAACTTCTTTCTGACCGCTTCAATAACGTTCGCCAGAACGAAATCCCGAAAAAAGGCAAAGGCCCGCACAAAGATTGGGAAGGTCTTGAGTTCGCTGGCCCTGATGCTTTTGATGAGTCGCCTGCAACAGGTGTAAAGCGCGAAGCACTTGATAAAGTTATGAAGGCCCTTCTGCACGTTCCACAAGGAATGGAGCTGATGAAGAAAACTCAAAAGATCCTTGATGACAGAAAAGAGTTTTACGAAGGTGATAAACTTGACTGGTCACTAGGGGAGCTTCTTGCTTATGGAACACTTGCTGATGAAGGACACCCACTTCGTTTTACAGGTGAAGACGTTATCCGCGGGACATTCTCTCACCGTCAGGCAAAGATTTTCGACGACAGAACAAATGAGTCTTACTGTGGATTAGAGAATATCTCTCCATCTCAAGGAAAGATTTCAATCTATAACTCACTTCTTTCTGAGTACGCTGTACTTGGATTTGAATACGGATACGCTTGGGGGAACCCTAAAGCGCTTACGATCTGGGAAGCCCAGTTCGGGGACTTCGTTAACGGCGCTCAAATCATGATCGATCAGTACATTTCATCTGCTGAAGCAAAATGGCAGAGAATGAACGGTCTGGTGATGTTACTTCCGCACGGACACGAAGGAGCAGGGCCTGAGCACTCTTCAGCTCGTCCGGAAAGATTCCTTCAGTTAGCAGCTGACGACAACATGGTTGTGGCCAACTGTACAACTCCGGCCAACATGTTCCACCTGCTTCGCCGTCAGGTGAAGTGGACATTCAGAAAGCCAACAATTGTTATGACTCCAAAGTCTCTTCTTCGCGACCCACGTGCCTCATCGACTCGCGATGAATTAGTAAATGGAAAATTCCAGGAAGTCATCGACGATCCAAACACGGGTAAAAAAGTCTCGAGAGTGATCCTTTGTACTGGGAAAATTTATTACGATCTGTATGAGAAGAAGATTGCCGATAAACGCGATGATGTTGCTATCGTTCGCGTTGAGCAGCTTTACCCACTTCCAGAAAAGAAGCTGGCAAAAATTCTTGAAAAGTACAAAGGTGCTGAACCGGTATGGGTACAAGAGGAACCAAAGAACCAAGGTTACTGGACATTCCTTCTTCGTTACGACCAATTCAGAAACCTAAGACTAATCAGCAGAAAGTCTCTGGCAAGTCCGGCAACTGGATTCTCAAACGTACATAAAAAAGAACAAGCAGATATTATTGCAAATGCATTTTCAAAATAA
- a CDS encoding YchJ family protein, whose amino-acid sequence MQACPCGSSENYNNCCEPFIKGAKKAPTAEKLMRSRYSAFAVGELDHVERTHHASTRKELDMEGVKSWALNSEWLGLEILGTEAGKEKDSTGKVEFKCRFVFNGATQTHHELSTFEKVDGEWFFVDGVMRNNTVRRDAPKVGRNDPCPCGSGKKAKKCCHQ is encoded by the coding sequence TGCGGATCATCTGAAAACTACAACAACTGTTGCGAACCATTCATTAAGGGAGCTAAAAAGGCCCCTACGGCCGAAAAGCTGATGAGATCACGCTATTCAGCATTTGCAGTTGGGGAACTAGACCATGTGGAGAGAACTCACCATGCTTCAACACGTAAAGAACTGGACATGGAAGGAGTGAAGTCTTGGGCCCTAAACTCTGAGTGGTTAGGTTTAGAGATTCTTGGAACTGAGGCCGGAAAAGAGAAGGATTCAACAGGAAAAGTTGAGTTTAAATGCCGTTTTGTTTTCAATGGAGCTACGCAAACCCACCATGAACTAAGCACTTTTGAAAAAGTGGATGGAGAGTGGTTCTTTGTCGATGGTGTAATGAGAAATAACACTGTGAGAAGAGACGCACCTAAGGTTGGGCGCAATGATCCTTGTCCATGTGGCTCAGGGAAAAAGGCAAAAAAGTGCTGCCACCAATAG